The Bacillota bacterium LX-D region ATACCACAATAGGCTCCAGCCGTGTCGATGAAAGTAATAATTGGTCGGCCAAACTTTTCAGCTTGTTTCATTAAACGAAGTGCCTTTCGGTATCCTTCCGGGTATGGACTGCCAAAATTATATTTTAAATTTTCTTTGGTCCCCCTGCCTTTACGATGCCCAATAACAGTTACGGGTATACCTTCAAACCTAGCTAACCCTCCAACTATACTGAGATCATCACGGTAGCTGCGGTCACCATGTAACTCAATAAAATCAGTAAATATATTATTAATGTAATCCATAGTATTGGGCCGTTCACTAACTCGGGCCAATTGCACACGCTCATAAGGAGTCAAATCGCTGTATATTTTACGGCGAATTTCTTGTTCCTTATTTTTTAGAGCATTGATCTCTGTCTGCAAATCTATATTATGCTGAGCCGAAAATTCCTCTAAATCTTTTATTTTGTTGACCAAAATTTCTAACTCTTTTTCAAAAGCTAACATCTCTAGCCCCTTTCTAGCAATGTAATTCAACAATTTCAGCTAGTCTGGTTTTTAATTTTTTACGGGGGACAATCAAATCTACAAAACCTTTTTCCAATAAAAATTCCGATTTTTGAAAACCATCGGGCAATTTTTGTCTAATGGTTTGTTCAATAACACGTGGCCCTGCAAAACCAATTAAAGCATTGGGTTCTGCGATAATAATATCTCCCAAGGAAGCGAAGCTAGCCGTAACTCCACCAGTAGTAGGATCCGTTAAAACTGTTATATATAATAATTTTTCTTGACTAAACTTTTTTAGCATAGCAGAAGTTTTTGCCATTTGCATTAAAGAAAGGATCCCCTCTTGCATACGAGCTCCTCCTGAAGCAGTAAAAATAATCAAAGGTAATTGTGCTGCTATAGCTTTTTCAATTGCCAAACAGATTTTCTCACCAACAATAACACCCATACTGCCCATCATAAAATGGCTATCCATAACACATAATATTACTTTCCGCCCATTAATTCTCCCTTCCCCTGTCACTACAGCCTCATTTAAATTACTTTTTTCCATAGCCTCTTTAAGTTTATCTTCGTAATCGGGAAAATTAAGAGGATTCTGAGATACAAAATCCCCGTTAAATTCAACAAAACTATTTTCATCAGTAACCTGGTCTATCCTTTCCCAAGCAGTTAAACGAAAATGATACCCACACCTAGGACAAACCCGATAATTTTGTTGAAGTTCTTTTTGAATTAAAATTTCTTTACAGCCAGGACATTTTTCAAAAGGACTTTCCTGAACTGTATTTGATACGTTAACTTCGGCATACTGTTTTTTTTTAAATATTTTTAACACAATTTCCTCCTAAATTAATAGTTAGTATTAGCACTTAGTAATGATATTAACATAAAAAGGTAAAAAATAAAAGAGCACTCCGAGTTTCCTCAAAGTGCCTCATAAATATGGATTTTATGACGTTATTCTTCAATATTTTTAGCTAGGAACCTAGCAGCTGTATCTACTAACTTTATTTCTATTTCATCAATTGTACCTTCATCCTTAATTAGCATCACCGTCCCCATTACGTCACCTTGAGCAATAATTGGCGTTATCACTTTTGTCTTCGTATCGGAAACAACCGTGGCTCTACGTTCAGTAGTAATTTCTTCAATATCCTTTGTAATAGGATCTCCAACTGCATATTCCGTATTATTTCCTGCAATAGCTATTACGAAGTCTCTATCTGTAATTACAACAGTGTTCTTCGTTGTTGAATGTAAAACATCAATATATTCTTGAGCAAATTGCTTTAATTGTTCAATGGGGGAGTATTTTTTTAAAATCACTTCCCCGTGATTATCAACAAATATTTCTACCGGCTCACCTTCACGTAAGCGCAAATTATTTCTAACTTCTTTTGGGATTACAATTCGACCTAGATCATCTATTCTTCTTACTATCCCGGCTGCTTTCATTAAGGCTCCTCCTTCTTTCTATCTAGCGCTAATTTTAATATTCCTTACTGACTAGATTTTCATGTATTGTCAAGTCATTTGGAAGGAGGTAAATACTGGTGTATATTATACAGTCTGCTTTTTCTTTAAAATCTTACTATATAATGTTTTTCTGTCTAAGCACGCTAACACTGCAAGAACTGATAATCCTAAAGCCCATTGAAAACCTGGCCAAGTTAAATATACTACCAAGGCCAAAACTAGAATAGCACTTAGACAATTAATCATCTTAGTTAACTGTCTTGTTTTTAGCCAATTTCTATAAGCATAAATAGCTTCAAAGCATGTAGAAATACTTGCCATAAAACTACCAAATACGAGCAAACTCATACCTAAAAATTGATCTAGGCTATGGCCAACACTCTCAATGGCAAAGCCCAAAGTTGTCTCAGCTGGGACTGGTAATTCATGATAACCAATATAAGCTAAAACCATGCCAAAAAGAAAACATATTATCCTTACTATCCTTTTATTTAGCTGAATAAATTTCATCTCTTATTCCCCCTACTAACAAAATATTAATAATTTATATTTTAAAATTTGGAATAATATTCCAGCTAAATAAAAGCATATTTAAAATTTGTTACTTTTTAATTACCTCCTCATTTCTTTCTAAAGGTAAGCTAGTTTCTACATGCCCGCCAATGCTATCTACTACTTGACCCTCAATTAGAATTTGCACTTTCTTAATGTCTGTAAATTCAGTTAAAGTATTTACAATAGAGGCTAGAATTAATTCTTCCATATTTGACCCAGCATTCATATTTTCCATAAAAGCTCTGTTAAGATTTACTGTGGCAATGCCGTTTGTTATTTTAAAGCTAAGAAGTTTTGTCCCCTGAGGAGCAATGGCTTCTATATTTTGATCTTTATCAGGTCCTTTAAATAATTCTTCTAAAGCACGCAACGGAGTAGCCTCGTTTTTTGGTACACTGCGTTTTACAGGCTGAAGATAAAAGTCTGTCTCTGTAGAGCCAATAAAATATAAGGTCAATTGGTCTTGGTTAGCAGTTTCAACTAATTGCGGTAGATTTTTTTTAAGATCTGCCACTTCAGTTTTAACACCTGCCATATCTTTTTCAAGCTTATTAATTCTCTCTCCAAGCTGATCGTTTTGTTGACTGCATCCTAATCCCAAAGTGCTTACTAAACACATAATAATTAGTGCTTTGGTAAAACCCATCAAAACCTCTCCTTCGCAAAAATAGTTTAATAGTAACATTTTATCCATTCTGCCTGCTTTTTATTTCCAATTTATGTATTAGGTTTAAAAAGCTTTTTTGACAAATATAGTTATTAGATTAATAATTAAGAAATATAGATACTAAAGTAATTATAAATAAAAAGGATGAAAAAAATGTACCCCTTAGCTCATCTCTATCTAACCAAAAAAGCTTTAAATCGCCTAACTCCAACTTTGGCTCTAGGAAGTGTTTTACCGGATGTATTAACTAGCGCAGGTCTTGACTGGCAAACTGCTCACAGTTACAAAAGAAGCACCCACATCAATAGGGACTTACTACTGGGGGACCTTATTCATGGTATCTCTTTACCTGGTTTAGATTACTATAGTGATATTAGTTACAGGAACCAAGCCGGTTTTGCCTTTCAAAACGCTAAATATTTAGCAAAAGATTTAGCCGCACTCAAAGTGCCGGAAAAAGATGTTATATGGAGAGGACACAACTTTATTGAAATGGCAGTTGAGACCTTTCTTAATAAAACTCAACACCGCTTATGGCTAGAATTAAGCAGAGCTGCTGCCGATCAAAAGCTATTACAAACTGTAAAAGTTGTAATGAACGACTATAAAGTAGATAATCCAGATAGCATTACAGCTATTTTAGATAGGTTTTTAAAAATGGGCGGTAAAGAAGACCTTTTAGCTGAAGATTATGCACATAAATTAAATTCTATTTATGGTTTAGAAATCGAAACTAAACAATGCTTAGCTTTAATTAAAAAAGCACAGCAACTGGTGGAAGGAAGATATCAAGAATTTCTACAAACTGCAATTAAAGAAATTAAAATAAATGTTAAAAATTATTAACTACATAATTTAAAGGAAAGACATGAAAAATAGGGAAATAAATATGGTGTAATACAAAAATTTTGGAGAATGAGGGGCAAATACTGCTCTGCAATTGCCATTGATAGTAACTAGATGTGAAAACCAATTACACGAAATTATGCATACTCCCGCCTAAGGCTTTTATCATCTATTCTTTCAGAAGTTCAACCATTAGCTGCTCCATTTGTTTTCTACGCAACTTCGTTTGTTCTTGATCTATAGAAATTATTATTTGCAACACATCCCCCTCTTTACTATCCTTCGGCAACAGCATCTTTGGTAAATTGAAATTTTCTTTACCCGAACTTATAATTGCAAAATCACCTTCAAAGCGGTCGATAATAAACATACCTACTCACCTTCTATTGCTTTCTTTGGGTCTTTATTGTTAAATCAGTTCCATCACTTGATATTATTATATTACCATCTTGGTCAGTTCGATAAATCTTAACCCTATTTGCTTGTAATCTTTTTATTATTGACAAATGAGGGTGTCCATAGTCGTTGTTCTTCCCAACGGAAACTACAGCAAAGCGAGGCTCTATGGCTTGAAGGAATTTTGAACTTGAAGAACCCCTTGAGCCATGATGAGCTACTTTTAAAACATCAGCTTTTAAATCATATCCTTTTGCAAGCATTTCTTTCTCCGAAACATGTTCTGCATCGCCGCAAAGTAAAAAAGCTGTTTTTCCGTATGTAATTTTGAGAACAATACTGTAATTATTTAAATTTTCATAACTCCCCCCATTTGGTGCAAAAACCTGAAAATGAATTTCTTTATCAAAGTCTAAGCTTTGACCAGCCTTAGGAATGGTAATTTTAAGTTGCTTTTGTTTAATAGTTTTCAGTAGATGTTCAAAACATCTAGAAGTATGAGCAACCTTAGGCATATATATTTTATCAACAGGTAAATTCAGAATAACCTTGTCAAGTCCACCAATATGATCTTCATGGGGGTGAGTTGCAATAATTGCTGCAAGCTTTTTGACTTTTTGTAGGCGAAGGTATTTTAACACATCTTCACTATCGTCAACATTTCCCCCATCAATTAAAATATTTTTACCATTGGGTAATTGGACTAAAATTGCATCGGCTTGTCCTACGTCTATAAAATGAGCCTTCAGCATTTTAGTTTTTCCCCAAAAAGCTTCTGTGCTTTGCTCCACTGATTGCTGTGCAATTTGATTTGTGTTTTGGCCTTGTTCTGCCTTGTTAGTCTGAGTAGCGCTACAACCAATTGTAGCAAATATTAATAAAATTATCAGGGTAAAACCTAATAGTTTTCTTTTGCTAAACATAACTTCGTCCCCTTTTTTAAGTCTTTAAAATTAGTTTACCCATCTTTCCAATAAACATTAAAAAACTGGTATAACCAATTAGGTATACCAGCTAAATTTTTATGCTAAGAAGTCTTTAACTACTTCTATCATATCCTCCTTAATACAAACTTTAGAATGTTTTATTTCTTTTTGCTTTAAATTTTTTAAACCATTTGGAATAGGCAAGTTTCCTTTTGCCGCTAAAAACTCCAATAAGTCAAATTCACTTTTATTCTCTAAAGCTTCAAGACCAAATAGTGCTTTGACTACACTTGCATTAAATTTAAATGGGCTGGCTGTAGAAACAATGACGCTCATGCGTTGATCTTTAGTTTGGTTATAGTATTTAGCATATACATCCCAGGCAACTGCCGTATGGGTATCAATAACATACTTATGTTTAGTAAAAACATCTTTAATTCTAGCTAGTGTTTCCGGATCAGTACTAAAATCAGCCCAGAATAGCTGTTTTATTCTTTTCATTGTATCCTGATCAACTTTGTACAATCCATTGTGCTGTAAATCCTCCATCCACTGCTTAACTTGGCTACTGTTTCTACCAGACAAATGGTACAACAGCCTTTCCAAGTTACTAGAAATTAATATATCCATGGAGGGAGAAATTGTTTTATAAAAATGTCTATTTCGATTATAAATACCTGTATGAATAAAATCAGTTAGCACATTATTTTCATTGGAAGCACAAATTAGTTTGTGAATAGGTAAACCCATTTTTTGAGCATAATATCCCGCAAGGATATTGCCAAAATTACCTGTTGGTACGATAAAATTGATTTCCTCGCCATATTTGATTTTACCAAAACGAACTAAATCTAAGTAAGCAGAAATATAATATACAATCTGGGGTACCAGTCTTCCCCAGTTGATAGAATTAGCCGATGAAAGTTTATAGCCTAGGGCAGCTAATTCCTCTTGAAATTCTCCATTTGTAAATACCCTTTTAACCCCACTCTGGGCATCGTCAAAATTGCCTTCGATAGCAACAACTCCCACATTACTGCCCTCTTGAGTGATCATTTGATATTTCTGAATTTCACTTACTCCCTCGTTAGGGTAAAAAACTAAAATCTTAGTATTTGCAACATCTTTAAATCCCTCTAAGGCAGCCTTGCCAGTATCTCCTGAGGTAGCTACTAAAATAGCATACTTATACTTGTCTCCCATTACCTTGGCACTTTGTACTAATAAGTGGGGTAATAATTGCAAAGCCATGTCTTTAAAAGCACAGGTAGGGCCATGCCACAATTCTAAAACAGCTAATTTATCTGTAACAGTAGTTAAAGGTGCAATCATAGTTGTATCAAACTTTTCAGTGGCATAGGCTTGCTGAACACATTGTTCAATAGATTTGGTGCTAAAATCCGTTAAAAATTTTTTTAGTATATGTAAAGCGCGATCTTGATAAGTCATATCTATTAAATCCAAAAAATCTTTTTGCGTAAAAGTTACATCTTCGGCAGGGACAAATAGACCGCCTCCCGGTGCTATTCCCCTTAAAATAGCTTCAGCTGAAGAAACTGCTGAACAGCCTCCCCTAGTACTTATATACAGCATTCGGCTTTTCCTCCTGTCATCCAATAGTCAGAAAGTAATATGTTTATTTTATTCTACCATCGAATATTTATCAACTAAATACTTTATTTAACACTTTAAGATAAACTTATTCCAGCAGGAAAATAACTGATTATTAAGGAATAAATCATATGATAAAATTTTAGGGGTGATTAGAAATACTTCTGTTAAACGAAATTTGTAATGCATTTTCCGTTATTTTAGATTTAGGTGGTGATAGAACTTACAATCATTCAAAAAGAACAGCTTATATTGCTACTCGTTTGGGAGATCGGGTTGGTTTTTCTAAATTATTTTGCTTTTATGGTGGTTTATTGCATGATATAGGGGCCAGCGGAGAGTTAAATATTTATAGTACGACAGACATTCATACTAAAAGGCATCTTATCTATGACCACACAGTTATTGGAGCCAAGATACTTAAGGGGTTGCCCTACCTGGGCAAACTATCGGAATTTATAAAATACCACCATGAACATTATGATGGGACAGGGCCCTTTGGATTATCCGACGCAGATATTCCCTTGGGAGCAAAGATTTTATATATAGCTGATCAGGTTGATTTGATCTTAAACGGGAAAAAAATTACTTCTTCTTTGCAGGAAAAGGTGAGAAACTGGGTTAAAGAAAATTCGGGAAAAACTATTAGTCCGGAACTTAGAGATCCTTTTTTAGAACTAGCAGGAACTGTCCAGTTTTGGTCTGATCTGGAGGATCGCAACCTGGATTATGGTTTAGAAAGAATCCAACCGGAACCTCTACTTATATCTTTAGATGAATTCGAAATTATTGCCCAAGCCTTTAGCCGTATTGTTGACAATAAAAGTAAGTTTACTCATGAACATTCCATGCGTGTCTATAACACAGCACAAAAAATAGCTAGAGGTTTAGGCTATAGTGAAATTATGCTTAAGAAAATAGGCATTGCAGCCCTTTTACATGACATTGGGAAACTAATGGTTCCAACAGAAATATTAGAAAAACCGGAAGGCTTGACCCCTGAAGAATTCTCGATTGTTAAACAACATACCTACTACACCAAAAAAATATTGCTGCAAATAAAATCATTACAAGATATCGCTAATTGGGCCGCAAATCACCACGAAAAGATTAATGGCACTGGTTATCCCGAAGGCCTAACTGTTCTCAGTCAGGAAGATCAGATTATTGCTTTTGCCGATATTTACACAGCTTTAACGGAGAATAGACCTTATCGTAAAGGCCTTAGCAATGAAGCCGCCATAGAAATCATAGCAAAGATGGTAAACAGAAATGAGCTTAGTGCTGATTTTTTTGTCAAATTTAAAAACATTATGCTTTTGGTAAGCTAAGTGTTAACAAGTTGTGTAAAAGCCAGAGGTCAAAAATTTCTTATTTGACAATATTATACTTTCTTAGAGATGAAGTTACTTTCACATCCCCGGAAACAAATTCTCTATACACCATTCCAATATCTTGCTTATAGTACTCATAAACACTTGAATTAGCTCCGGATATTTTTACTTTAAGACAATTATCAAATTTTCCTGCCGGAGTACTGACCTCTGCTTTTAGATTCACTATTTCCCGCTCGCCATTAGGTTCTGTCCATTTGGTTCCAACTTTTAATGGAGCCTTTAATAAAGCGGTATTATCATTAGGCTTTTCTTTTAACAAATTAACATCATTATAAGCCTCAGGTTGAGAAAAAACTCGATAGATACCATCTTCAGTAATCTTTAAAACCATAGCCATAACCGTTCCGCCATTATCTTCTCTAATTTGTGCAAAATTACCATCGCTAAATAATACCTTTCTCCTAAACGATGCATACTCATTGCCTTCTCCCTGATACTCCCATGTTGATCCTGCCGTTAAAGGAAAATATTGAGCCACACTTGCCTTTTTTTGTATTTTATCTTTATTATTAACTTCTTTGTTATTTTCTTCTTTATTGTTTACTTCATTATTTCTATCAACGTTTTGCTTATTTTCAGTTTGAACCTGGGGCTTGGGCTCTTCACTACTTTTTTGCGCACAACCAAACATAGTAAACGAACATAAAACAAAAACTGACAAAAGGAATAAAAATAAGTAAATGTTTTTTTTCATTTAAACCTCCAAGATATAATAAATTTAATTCTATAGTTTATATTTCCTAAAGGTTTTATAGTTATGCGCAAATATTACTATAATAATATTAAAATTAAACATTGAATCTAAAATGCATTACGTCCCCATCTTGCACTATATAGTCTTTTCCTTCTAAACGAAATTTCCCGTTTTCTTTAGCTTGGTTGAAGGAACCAGCTTCTATTAAATCATCATAAGCTACAACTTCCGCTCTAATAAAACCTCGTTCAAAATCCGTATGAATAACTCCAG contains the following coding sequences:
- a CDS encoding GerMN domain-containing protein produces the protein MGFTKALIIMCLVSTLGLGCSQQNDQLGERINKLEKDMAGVKTEVADLKKNLPQLVETANQDQLTLYFIGSTETDFYLQPVKRSVPKNEATPLRALEELFKGPDKDQNIEAIAPQGTKLLSFKITNGIATVNLNRAFMENMNAGSNMEELILASIVNTLTEFTDIKKVQILIEGQVVDSIGGHVETSLPLERNEEVIKK
- a CDS encoding DUF3006 domain-containing protein — its product is MFIIDRFEGDFAIISSGKENFNLPKMLLPKDSKEGDVLQIIISIDQEQTKLRRKQMEQLMVELLKE
- a CDS encoding MBL fold metallo-hydrolase produces the protein MFSKRKLLGFTLIILLIFATIGCSATQTNKAEQGQNTNQIAQQSVEQSTEAFWGKTKMLKAHFIDVGQADAILVQLPNGKNILIDGGNVDDSEDVLKYLRLQKVKKLAAIIATHPHEDHIGGLDKVILNLPVDKIYMPKVAHTSRCFEHLLKTIKQKQLKITIPKAGQSLDFDKEIHFQVFAPNGGSYENLNNYSIVLKITYGKTAFLLCGDAEHVSEKEMLAKGYDLKADVLKVAHHGSRGSSSSKFLQAIEPRFAVVSVGKNNDYGHPHLSIIKRLQANRVKIYRTDQDGNIIISSDGTDLTIKTQRKQ
- a CDS encoding stage V sporulation T C-terminal domain-containing protein; this translates as MKAAGIVRRIDDLGRIVIPKEVRNNLRLREGEPVEIFVDNHGEVILKKYSPIEQLKQFAQEYIDVLHSTTKNTVVITDRDFVIAIAGNNTEYAVGDPITKDIEEITTERRATVVSDTKTKVITPIIAQGDVMGTVMLIKDEGTIDEIEIKLVDTAARFLAKNIEE
- the thrC gene encoding threonine synthase translates to MLYISTRGGCSAVSSAEAILRGIAPGGGLFVPAEDVTFTQKDFLDLIDMTYQDRALHILKKFLTDFSTKSIEQCVQQAYATEKFDTTMIAPLTTVTDKLAVLELWHGPTCAFKDMALQLLPHLLVQSAKVMGDKYKYAILVATSGDTGKAALEGFKDVANTKILVFYPNEGVSEIQKYQMITQEGSNVGVVAIEGNFDDAQSGVKRVFTNGEFQEELAALGYKLSSANSINWGRLVPQIVYYISAYLDLVRFGKIKYGEEINFIVPTGNFGNILAGYYAQKMGLPIHKLICASNENNVLTDFIHTGIYNRNRHFYKTISPSMDILISSNLERLLYHLSGRNSSQVKQWMEDLQHNGLYKVDQDTMKRIKQLFWADFSTDPETLARIKDVFTKHKYVIDTHTAVAWDVYAKYYNQTKDQRMSVIVSTASPFKFNASVVKALFGLEALENKSEFDLLEFLAAKGNLPIPNGLKNLKQKEIKHSKVCIKEDMIEVVKDFLA
- the accD gene encoding acetyl-CoA carboxylase, carboxyltransferase subunit beta, whose translation is MFKKKQYAEVNVSNTVQESPFEKCPGCKEILIQKELQQNYRVCPRCGYHFRLTAWERIDQVTDENSFVEFNGDFVSQNPLNFPDYEDKLKEAMEKSNLNEAVVTGEGRINGRKVILCVMDSHFMMGSMGVIVGEKICLAIEKAIAAQLPLIIFTASGGARMQEGILSLMQMAKTSAMLKKFSQEKLLYITVLTDPTTGGVTASFASLGDIIIAEPNALIGFAGPRVIEQTIRQKLPDGFQKSEFLLEKGFVDLIVPRKKLKTRLAEIVELHC
- a CDS encoding acetyl-CoA carboxylase carboxyltransferase subunit alpha, whose translation is MLAFEKELEILVNKIKDLEEFSAQHNIDLQTEINALKNKEQEIRRKIYSDLTPYERVQLARVSERPNTMDYINNIFTDFIELHGDRSYRDDLSIVGGLARFEGIPVTVIGHRKGRGTKENLKYNFGSPYPEGYRKALRLMKQAEKFGRPIITFIDTAGAYCGIGAEERGQGEAIARNLMEMIDLQTPIVSVLIGEGGSGGALALAIADRFIMLENAIFSVISVEGCASILFKDSSRAGEAAAALKLTADDLLGFSLVDEVISEPSGGAHHDPKLTMQRVKDALIKHLEQLQVLPKAELLEHRFNKYRSIS
- a CDS encoding HD domain-containing protein — its product is MLDLGGDRTYNHSKRTAYIATRLGDRVGFSKLFCFYGGLLHDIGASGELNIYSTTDIHTKRHLIYDHTVIGAKILKGLPYLGKLSEFIKYHHEHYDGTGPFGLSDADIPLGAKILYIADQVDLILNGKKITSSLQEKVRNWVKENSGKTISPELRDPFLELAGTVQFWSDLEDRNLDYGLERIQPEPLLISLDEFEIIAQAFSRIVDNKSKFTHEHSMRVYNTAQKIARGLGYSEIMLKKIGIAALLHDIGKLMVPTEILEKPEGLTPEEFSIVKQHTYYTKKILLQIKSLQDIANWAANHHEKINGTGYPEGLTVLSQEDQIIAFADIYTALTENRPYRKGLSNEAAIEIIAKMVNRNELSADFFVKFKNIMLLVS